The genomic window CTCCACCAGCACTCGGGCATTCTCGTCCATTCCGTTGAGGGAACGGCCTACTGGATCAAGAGGCTCCTGCAGGAGCCGGCCCTGGCCCAGCGCCTCGGGGAGGCCGGCCGGGAGCACGTGCGCAACAATTTCCTCCTGACCCGCCATTTGAAGGACTACCTCCTTCTCCTGCTCTTCGCCGAGAACAGCGGGGCCGACATGATACGCCTGTAAGGCCCTGAATTAAGACGTTTTTTGTCCGGCCGAGGCGGGAAGGCGTATCGCGGTCAAATCCTCGATGAGGCGCCCAGCCCAAAAATAGACGTTGTATTCCTTGAGGATGCGCCGCATGCTCAACATCCGGCGCGCCCGCTCCTCCGGATCCATCTCCAGAGCCGTTTTGATCGCTTGGGCCGTGCGCTCTGTGTCGTAGGGGTTGACGACCAAGGCGTCGCGCAGCTCGCGCGCGGCCCCCGTAAAATGGCTCAAGATCAGCACGCCCTGCTCATCCTCCCTCGCCGCCACGAACTCCTTTGCCACCAGGTTCATTCCATCGTGGAGCGACGTCACCATGCACAGGTCGGCCGCGCGATAGTAGGGGTCTATCTCCTTGTGGCTGTGGTGCTTCTTGAGAAGGACGATGGGCCGGTAGTCCTTGGCGGAAAACCGCCGGTTAATACGCTCGGCCTCCGCCTCCACATCGGCCTCCAAGTCCTGGTAGCTTTTGATATGGGTGCGGCTGGGCGCCCCTATCTCCACGAAGACGAACTCCCCTTGATAGACGGGATTCTTTTCGAGGAAGCGCTCGATGGCCCGGAAGCGCTCGATGATCCCCTTGGTGTAGTCCACGCGGTCCACCCCCACTCCCATCCAGCGCGCCTTGACGCCCAGCCCCTTGAGCAGGGTCTCTTTTCCAGGAGCTGCGCCCCGGGAAGGCACCGGCTCCGGGAGGGCGATGCTGATGGGGAAGGGTTTGACCGTCGTGACATGGCCCCGCCGATGCACGGCGAAGCGCTCCCATTCGATGCGGCACTCCAGGGCCCGGTCCACGGTCTCGAGGAAGTTGTTGCAATGGTACTGGATGTGGAACCCCACCAAATCCGCTCCCAGCATCCCATCCAGGATCTCCCTCTGCCAAGGGCATATCCCGAAAGCCTCGGGGTTCGGCCAGGGAATGTGCCAAAAAATGGCCACCCTGGCGTCCGGCCGGGCTTCCTTAATGAGGCGCGGCAAAAGCGCAAAATGATAGTCCTGGATCAGGACGCAGGGCTCTTGGATAGGGTCCAATTCCTCGAGCAGGGCGTCAGCGAACTTTCGGTTGACGTCCTGGTACTGCTTCCAATCCTCGGACCTGAAAATGGGCCTGGTGTGCGCGATATGGCAGAGCGGCCAAAGCCCCTCGTTGGAGAAGCCGTAATAATAGCCCTCCTCCTCCTCCTTGCTGAGCCACACGCGCTTCAAGGTGTACTTGGGCTCGTCCGGAGGCACCCGGACCCGGCCGCGCTCGTCCGCGGTCTCGCGGTCGGCGTCGCCTGCGCCCTGGCCGACCCAGGTGCCGCCGCAGGCCAGGAGGACGGGCTCGACCCCGGTCACCAGGCCGCTGGCCGGGGTCACCACCTCCAAGCGCTTGCCCCGGCGCTCGTGCATGTATGGCTCGCGGTTGGCCACGACGAAAAGCGGGCGACCCTCGAGTTTGGCCCGGACATGCTCCTTCAAGCGCTCGGCCGTCCAAACGGATTGGACCTCCTGCCTCAGACGCGCCTCCTCTTCCGCCGCGGCGCGAGCCGCGGTCAGGCTTTGCGCCAAGTGGACGGCCTCCTTGGCCACGGGCTCCAGAAGCCCCGCCGGAGGGCTGAGGTCCCGCGGGGCTTGGCCGGTGCGCACCTGCTTCATCCACTCCGCCAAATGATCTATGGGGGCCATGATATTCCAACGAATCACCCACAAGCTCACGAGGAGTATGACGAGGGCGTGAAAAAGCAATCTGAAGAAATTGTGCCTCCAGAGCAGCCGTATCTGGCTTTGGATGTAGGAGGTGTCGTGGATCAGGAGGAGGGAGCCCGCCGGGCCCCGCTCCGCCGCGAGAGGATAGACGAAAACCATCTCCTCGCCCCAGAAGCCCCTCCGGCTCACAGGAGGAGGCGGAGACTCCAGGCCCGCCGCGCGCTTAAGGAGGGACTCGAGGCTCTTCAAGCGCCTCTCCGTCCCCGCAGTGGCGGCCACGGTCCGGGCCTGGGCGTCGAATATCCCGGCCCCCAGGAGCCGCTCGCGCGCGGCGTTGCGGCGAAGGACGCGGAGCATCTCCTTGGCGTCGGTTTGGATCAAGGCCGGCTCCAGGGACTCCTTGAGGCTCTCGGCCAGGGCCGCGCTCCTGCGCTGGAGCTCGGATCGGAGTTCCTTGGTTTCCTGCCTGGCCTGGAAATAAGTCGATAGCGCGGCGACCAAGGCCGCGGATAAGGACATGGACAGCACCAAGCGCGACGTGATCTTCATGTTTGCCGCCAAGGAAGTATACCCAATTTCAGGCCCGGGGTTGTTTCCGGCCGCGACTTGCAATCGAAATCATTCTTGCTATAATACGCCTGGCCTTCGGGCTGCCCGCTTCGGCGGGAAGTTTAGATCGCAAAGAGGAAGAAAAGCAAATGGCTATCAGAGGCAAAGTGAAGTGGTTCAACGACCAGAAAGGCTACGGGTTCATCATCCCTGATGACGGCTCCCCCGATGTTTTCGTGCACCATACTTCCATCCAGGGGCAGGGATTTAAGACTCTCGCGGAGAATCAGAGCGTGGAATTCGAGCTGCTGAACTCCGACAAAGGCCCCAAGGCCTCCAACGTCAGCAAGATCTAGCTGGAAAAGAGCGCATGGAATGCCCCTCCCGGAAAGCCGGGAGGGGCTTCTTGCGGCGAAAAACAACCCCGCTCCTACACCCCTAACTACTCCTTAACAGGAACCTCCGCCGTGCTGGAGGAGGAATCCTCCAGCGCCGCTGACTCCCCGCGGCGGACCTTCTCTATCTTCTGGATGGAGGCTTCCAGGCGCCGGAAGCTTGTTTCGCTGATGTCATGGTAAAGGTCCTGGGCCTTGCCGAGCCTCTCTCCCAGGTCGGAGAACCTCTCGCGGAATTTCTGATAGGCCGCGGAGAAGGCGGAGATCAGCTTGATCACCTCCTGGGTGGCCTGGGTGAAGTGGAAATTCTCGAAGGCTTGGCGCACCACGGAGATCACGGCATAAAGCGTGAAGGGAGAGCACAGCACCACCTTCTGGGCCAAGGCCTCGTCAATCAAGCCGGGACAGGCCTCGTGGATGAAGCCGTAAACCTGCTCGTTGGGAATAAATAGGAGCACATAGTCCAAGGTCTGCTCGCCGGGATTGATATAGTCCCGGCGCTGTATTTCCTTGATCCGGGCCTTCACGTCCTTGAGAAAGTCGGCCTTGTGCCGCTCTTTCTCCTCAGTGGCGGCGGCGTTGACCAGGCGCAGGTAATTGTCCAAGGGGAACTTCACGTCCATGTGAAATTTGTGCCGATCCGGCAGGAGGAAGGTGAAATCGGGGCGCGTCCCCACCGTGTCCTGGGAGCGGTTCTTCAAGTATTGGACGTTCTCCTGGAGCCCGCATGCGCGCAGGATGTCATCGGCCATGCGCTCTCCCCACTGCCCGCGGGCCCGCGAATTGTCGAGCAAGGCCCTCAGGCCCTCCGTCGTGGCGGCGAGCTTCCCGGTGGTTTCCGATGCGTCGCGCAGGCTTTTCTCGAGGGAGCCGTATTTCTCCTGGCGCTCCGACTCGAAGCTTCTCACCAGAACCTCGTAATCCCTGAGGCGCTGGGAAAGCTGGGCCACGGCCGTTTCCACCGATTTGCGCTTCTCATCGAGCTGCGCCTCGTGGCGCACCCTCTCGGTCTCGAATTTCTGGCCGGCCAGCTCCAAAAGTCCCTTCAAATCATCCTTGAGGCGCAGCCTTTCGGCCTCCTCGTTCTTGCGTAGGGAAAAGAAAACCAGGTAAAAGACCGCGGCCGAAACGGCGCCCCCGGCCAAGGCCGCCAGGATGAAGAAAAAAAGCTGGCTCACGCCAGCGCGGCCTCGCGAGGCCGAGGCTTCCTCAGCGACGCCTTGAGGGCGGCGAAGGTGAGGACCTTGCTCTTGCAGGCCTGGCCGGTCTCAAGGTAGAGCTTGAGCTTGGCCAGGCAATCCTCCCAGCCCTGGGCGCAGCCCAGGAAGTACTTGTCGTTT from Elusimicrobiota bacterium includes these protein-coding regions:
- a CDS encoding DNA recombination protein RmuC — encoded protein: MSQLFFFILAALAGGAVSAAVFYLVFFSLRKNEEAERLRLKDDLKGLLELAGQKFETERVRHEAQLDEKRKSVETAVAQLSQRLRDYEVLVRSFESERQEKYGSLEKSLRDASETTGKLAATTEGLRALLDNSRARGQWGERMADDILRACGLQENVQYLKNRSQDTVGTRPDFTFLLPDRHKFHMDVKFPLDNYLRLVNAAATEEKERHKADFLKDVKARIKEIQRRDYINPGEQTLDYVLLFIPNEQVYGFIHEACPGLIDEALAQKVVLCSPFTLYAVISVVRQAFENFHFTQATQEVIKLISAFSAAYQKFRERFSDLGERLGKAQDLYHDISETSFRRLEASIQKIEKVRRGESAALEDSSSSTAEVPVKE
- a CDS encoding trehalose-6-phosphate synthase, with translation MSLSAALVAALSTYFQARQETKELRSELQRRSAALAESLKESLEPALIQTDAKEMLRVLRRNAARERLLGAGIFDAQARTVAATAGTERRLKSLESLLKRAAGLESPPPPVSRRGFWGEEMVFVYPLAAERGPAGSLLLIHDTSYIQSQIRLLWRHNFFRLLFHALVILLVSLWVIRWNIMAPIDHLAEWMKQVRTGQAPRDLSPPAGLLEPVAKEAVHLAQSLTAARAAAEEEARLRQEVQSVWTAERLKEHVRAKLEGRPLFVVANREPYMHERRGKRLEVVTPASGLVTGVEPVLLACGGTWVGQGAGDADRETADERGRVRVPPDEPKYTLKRVWLSKEEEEGYYYGFSNEGLWPLCHIAHTRPIFRSEDWKQYQDVNRKFADALLEELDPIQEPCVLIQDYHFALLPRLIKEARPDARVAIFWHIPWPNPEAFGICPWQREILDGMLGADLVGFHIQYHCNNFLETVDRALECRIEWERFAVHRRGHVTTVKPFPISIALPEPVPSRGAAPGKETLLKGLGVKARWMGVGVDRVDYTKGIIERFRAIERFLEKNPVYQGEFVFVEIGAPSRTHIKSYQDLEADVEAEAERINRRFSAKDYRPIVLLKKHHSHKEIDPYYRAADLCMVTSLHDGMNLVAKEFVAAREDEQGVLILSHFTGAARELRDALVVNPYDTERTAQAIKTALEMDPEERARRMLSMRRILKEYNVYFWAGRLIEDLTAIRLPASAGQKTS
- a CDS encoding cold shock domain-containing protein; translated protein: MAIRGKVKWFNDQKGYGFIIPDDGSPDVFVHHTSIQGQGFKTLAENQSVEFELLNSDKGPKASNVSKI